In a single window of the Phaeobacter sp. G2 genome:
- a CDS encoding DMT family transporter: MSITPPQNPRLAAALIILATVFIAATTLLAKALGTEALGPALHPLQISHGRFLFAFLVISMAVRAMRFKLRPPQWRLHIGRTSCGWLGITLMFASVAYVPLADATAIAFLNPVFGMLLAIPLLGERVGPWRWGAAGIALVGAMILLRPTPDSFQPAALLALAAATIMGLELIFIKKLAGRERPLQVLWFNNALGMMIASAAVLPVWQAPTALQWGALAALGTLMACAQACFVNGMARAEASFVAPFSYATLIFATLYDFIGFGVIPDWITLIGAAVILSGAAILAWREGRHPSVKAPGIVEKGSLTP; this comes from the coding sequence ATGAGCATCACACCCCCACAGAACCCCCGCCTTGCGGCTGCGTTGATTATTCTAGCGACCGTTTTTATTGCTGCGACCACGCTGTTGGCCAAGGCCCTGGGCACTGAGGCTTTGGGGCCTGCGCTACACCCTTTGCAAATCAGCCATGGACGGTTTTTATTCGCCTTCCTGGTGATTTCCATGGCTGTGAGGGCAATGCGGTTCAAATTGCGACCGCCGCAGTGGCGGTTGCATATCGGGCGCACCAGCTGTGGCTGGCTGGGCATCACGCTGATGTTCGCCTCGGTGGCCTATGTCCCGCTGGCGGATGCCACGGCGATTGCCTTTTTGAACCCGGTTTTTGGCATGTTGCTGGCGATTCCGCTGCTCGGCGAACGGGTTGGTCCCTGGCGCTGGGGGGCTGCAGGCATCGCCCTGGTGGGGGCCATGATCCTGTTGCGACCAACGCCGGACAGCTTTCAACCGGCGGCGCTGTTGGCGTTGGCGGCCGCGACCATCATGGGGCTGGAGCTGATATTTATCAAAAAGCTCGCCGGGCGCGAACGCCCGCTGCAGGTTTTGTGGTTCAATAACGCTCTGGGAATGATGATAGCCAGCGCAGCGGTTTTGCCGGTCTGGCAGGCGCCCACCGCGCTGCAATGGGGGGCTTTGGCGGCGCTTGGCACCCTGATGGCCTGCGCCCAGGCCTGTTTTGTCAATGGCATGGCGCGGGCCGAAGCCTCATTTGTGGCGCCGTTCAGCTATGCCACGCTGATCTTTGCCACGCTTTATGATTTTATTGGTTTTGGCGTGATCCCGGATTGGATCACCCTCATCGGAGCCGCCGTTATCCTGTCAGGAGCTGCGATTCTTGCCTGGCGCGAGGGGCGGCACCCCTCCGTGAAAGCACCAGGCATCGTGGAAAAGGGCTCTCTCACGCCTTGA
- a CDS encoding phosphomannomutase/phosphoglucomutase, with protein MKKPSSPVQPNTWNFLRDPMITPTGFREYDARWKYPEEINLPGMTALGLGLGTQMHRRGIPPVIAVANDYRDYSLAIKQALILGLMQAGIQVKDIGPAVSPMAYFAQFHLDVPAVAMVTASHNPNGWTGVKMGFERPLTHGPDEMSELRDIVLNGEGAARTGGSYEFVDGVKEAYLDDLVGDFKMTRKLKVVCATGNGTASAFAPELFERIGVEVVPSHTELDYTFPHYNPNPEDMEMLHDMADSVKASGADMALGFDGDGDRCGVVDDEGEEIFADKVGVIMARDLSKIYPNATFVADVKSTGLFASDPELQKNGVTADYWKTGHSHMKRRVKEIGALAGFEKSGHYFLAEPIGRGYDCGMRVAVEICKLMERNPDMSMSDLRKALPKTWSTPTMSPYCADTEKYTVLERLVAKLVAKHEAAEPLAGRRIKEVVTVNGARVILDNGSWGLVRASSNTPNLVVVCESSDSEDEMRAIFADIDAVIRTEPLVGDYDQTI; from the coding sequence ATGAAAAAACCAAGCTCCCCGGTGCAGCCAAACACCTGGAATTTTCTGCGCGATCCAATGATCACTCCAACCGGTTTTCGCGAATATGATGCCCGTTGGAAGTACCCCGAAGAAATCAACCTGCCCGGCATGACTGCCCTGGGGTTGGGTCTGGGAACCCAGATGCACCGGCGCGGTATCCCGCCGGTGATTGCTGTGGCCAATGACTACCGCGACTATTCCCTGGCCATCAAACAGGCGCTTATTCTGGGGCTGATGCAGGCTGGCATCCAAGTCAAAGACATCGGCCCGGCCGTGTCCCCCATGGCCTATTTTGCCCAGTTCCACCTGGACGTACCAGCAGTCGCCATGGTCACCGCCAGCCACAACCCCAATGGCTGGACCGGCGTCAAAATGGGCTTTGAACGCCCCTTGACCCATGGCCCCGATGAGATGAGCGAACTGCGCGACATCGTGCTGAACGGCGAGGGCGCGGCCCGCACCGGTGGCTCTTATGAATTTGTCGATGGGGTCAAAGAGGCCTATCTCGACGATCTGGTGGGCGATTTCAAAATGACCCGCAAGCTCAAAGTGGTCTGCGCCACCGGCAATGGAACCGCCTCGGCCTTTGCCCCCGAATTGTTTGAGCGCATCGGCGTTGAGGTGGTGCCCAGCCACACAGAGCTGGACTACACCTTCCCCCACTATAACCCCAACCCCGAAGACATGGAGATGCTGCACGACATGGCCGACAGCGTCAAAGCCTCCGGCGCCGATATGGCGCTTGGCTTTGATGGCGATGGCGACCGCTGTGGTGTGGTGGACGACGAAGGCGAAGAGATCTTTGCCGATAAGGTTGGCGTCATCATGGCGCGGGATCTCAGCAAGATTTACCCCAATGCGACCTTTGTGGCCGATGTCAAATCCACTGGGCTCTTTGCTTCGGACCCCGAGCTGCAGAAAAACGGCGTGACGGCGGATTACTGGAAAACCGGCCATAGCCATATGAAACGCCGGGTCAAGGAAATCGGCGCCCTGGCGGGCTTTGAAAAATCCGGCCACTACTTCCTGGCGGAACCGATCGGGCGCGGCTACGATTGCGGCATGCGCGTCGCGGTCGAGATCTGCAAACTGATGGAGCGCAATCCTGACATGTCGATGTCAGACCTGCGCAAGGCGCTGCCCAAGACCTGGTCAACGCCCACTATGTCGCCCTATTGTGCGGATACCGAAAAATACACCGTGCTGGAGCGGCTGGTGGCCAAGCTGGTGGCCAAACATGAGGCCGCAGAACCCCTGGCAGGCCGCCGCATCAAAGAGGTGGTGACGGTGAATGGCGCCCGGGTGATCCTGGACAACGGCTCCTGGGGCCTGGTGCGCGCCTCTTCCAATACACCTAACCTGGTTGTGGTCTGTGAAAGCTCTGACAGCGAAGACGAAATGCGCGCCATCTTTGCCGATATTGATGCGGTCATCCGCACCGAACCTTTGGTGGGCGACTACGACCAGACGATCTAA
- a CDS encoding ABC transporter permease translates to MSEQGANSQMGYQNALGERRFGRVNWLGLQTLAQREITRFLVVWTQTLLAPLVTAALFLLIFNLAIGPKRGDVMGVPFLHFLAPGIMMMTVIQNAFANTSSSLVISKVQGNIVDTLMPPLSGLEILLGYLAGAVVRGTMVACGIAVGLAVVLQIVPAHPLIALVFIVLGALFLGGLGIVAGIFANKFDQMAAITNFIVTPLAFLSGTFYSINALPPVLHALAQVNPVFYLIDGLRFGMIGTSDGAPFVGMAICAGASFAICLLAWAMLRSGYRLKA, encoded by the coding sequence ATGTCGGAGCAAGGGGCGAACAGCCAGATGGGCTATCAGAATGCACTCGGTGAGCGCCGGTTCGGACGGGTGAACTGGCTGGGGCTGCAGACGCTGGCGCAGCGCGAAATCACCCGGTTTCTGGTGGTCTGGACCCAGACCTTGCTGGCGCCACTGGTGACAGCGGCTCTGTTCTTGTTGATTTTCAACCTCGCAATTGGTCCCAAACGCGGCGATGTCATGGGAGTGCCCTTTCTGCATTTTCTGGCGCCGGGCATCATGATGATGACGGTGATCCAGAACGCCTTTGCCAATACCTCTTCGTCGTTGGTGATTTCCAAGGTGCAGGGCAATATCGTTGATACCCTGATGCCGCCGCTCTCTGGGCTGGAGATCCTGCTGGGCTATCTTGCCGGCGCGGTTGTGCGCGGCACTATGGTTGCCTGCGGGATTGCGGTGGGGCTGGCTGTGGTGCTGCAAATTGTTCCGGCGCATCCCCTGATTGCCCTTGTTTTCATCGTCTTGGGGGCATTGTTTTTGGGCGGGCTGGGTATCGTTGCCGGGATTTTTGCCAATAAGTTTGACCAGATGGCGGCGATCACCAATTTCATTGTCACGCCTTTGGCGTTTTTGTCCGGCACCTTTTATTCGATCAATGCGCTGCCGCCCGTTCTGCACGCTCTGGCGCAGGTGAACCCGGTGTTCTACCTGATTGATGGGCTGCGTTTTGGCATGATCGGCACCTCTGATGGGGCGCCTTTTGTTGGCATGGCAATCTGCGCCGGCGCGAGTTTTGCCATCTGCCTACTGGCCTGGGCCATGCTGCGCAGCGGTTACCGGCTCAAGGCGTGA
- a CDS encoding GcrA cell cycle regulator — MSWTDDRVELLKKMWGEGQSASQIAKELGGVTRNAVIGKVHRLGLSNRATTGAKAAAEPKEKPAAAAKPAPKPKPQPKTEPARPVTPAPAAAAAPASDARPMVPARKQIIPAGQPLPPQPSANEISPEALAKVNEVEKKAKKLSLMELTERTCKWPVGDPATEDFWFCGLPVQQGKPYCEAHVGVAFQPMSARRDRKR; from the coding sequence ATGTCCTGGACAGACGATCGCGTCGAATTGCTCAAGAAGATGTGGGGCGAAGGTCAGTCGGCCAGCCAGATCGCAAAAGAACTGGGTGGGGTGACCCGCAATGCTGTGATTGGCAAGGTGCATCGCCTCGGCCTGTCCAACCGCGCCACCACCGGCGCCAAGGCCGCAGCCGAACCGAAAGAAAAGCCCGCGGCGGCTGCCAAACCGGCGCCCAAGCCAAAACCGCAGCCCAAGACCGAGCCCGCCCGCCCGGTAACCCCGGCGCCTGCGGCAGCGGCAGCGCCCGCATCGGACGCCCGCCCGATGGTGCCCGCACGCAAGCAGATCATCCCTGCAGGCCAGCCACTGCCACCGCAGCCCTCCGCCAACGAAATCAGCCCCGAGGCCCTTGCCAAGGTCAATGAGGTCGAAAAGAAGGCCAAGAAGCTGTCGCTGATGGAGCTGACCGAGCGCACCTGTAAGTGGCCCGTTGGCGACCCCGCCACCGAGGACTTCTGGTTTTGTGGTCTGCCGGTGCAACAGGGCAAGCCCTATTGCGAAGCCCATGTCGGCGTTGCCTTCCAACCGATGAGCGCCCGCCGCGACCGCAAACGGTAG
- the kdsA gene encoding 3-deoxy-8-phosphooctulonate synthase gives MKNIQVANLTIGNDRPLTILAGPCQLESADHAQMIAGTLKEACDKVGAQYVFKGSYDKANRTSINAKPALGLDEGLKVLQSVKDEIGVPVLTDIHEADHCDPVAAVVDILQIPAFLCRQTSLLLAAGRTGAVINVKKGQFLAPWDMPNVVAKIESTGNSRIMLTERGVSFGYNRLVVDMQSLPEMARTGYPVVMDATHAVAQPGGLGGASGGQREFAPILARAAVATGIASVFMETHQDPDNAPCDGPNMIYLDQMPKLIETLMAFDALAKANPIII, from the coding sequence ATGAAAAACATCCAAGTCGCCAACCTCACCATTGGCAATGATCGCCCCCTGACCATTCTCGCCGGCCCCTGCCAGCTGGAAAGCGCAGATCACGCCCAGATGATCGCCGGCACCCTCAAAGAGGCCTGCGACAAGGTTGGTGCGCAATATGTTTTCAAGGGCTCTTACGACAAGGCCAACCGCACCTCGATCAACGCCAAACCCGCCCTGGGGCTGGACGAGGGGCTAAAGGTGCTGCAATCGGTCAAGGATGAAATCGGCGTTCCGGTGCTGACAGACATTCATGAGGCGGACCATTGTGACCCGGTTGCCGCGGTGGTCGACATCCTGCAGATCCCGGCCTTTCTGTGCCGCCAAACCTCACTTTTGCTGGCCGCCGGGCGCACTGGCGCGGTGATCAACGTCAAAAAGGGCCAGTTCCTGGCGCCCTGGGACATGCCCAACGTGGTGGCCAAGATCGAAAGCACCGGCAATAGCCGGATCATGCTGACCGAGCGCGGCGTGTCTTTTGGCTACAACCGCCTGGTGGTCGACATGCAAAGCCTGCCTGAAATGGCCCGCACCGGCTATCCGGTGGTAATGGATGCCACCCATGCCGTGGCCCAGCCCGGCGGGCTGGGCGGTGCCTCGGGCGGGCAGCGCGAGTTTGCGCCCATCCTGGCCCGCGCCGCGGTCGCAACCGGCATTGCCTCGGTCTTTATGGAGACCCATCAGGATCCGGACAACGCCCCCTGTGACGGCCCCAATATGATTTACCTCGATCAGATGCCCAAACTTATTGAAACCCTGATGGCTTTTGACGCGCTCGCCAAAGCCAACCCAATTATTATCTGA
- a CDS encoding aspartate aminotransferase family protein, translated as MIPSVLPTYNRAPLEFVKGEGSWLFEADGRRFLDLGSGIAVNALGHAHPKLVEVLSNQAQKLWHVSNLYKIPQQEKLADLLVEHTFADTVFFTNSGTEACELAVKMARKYFYEKDQPERVEIITFDGSFHGRSSAGIAAAGTEKMVKGFGPLLPGFVHLTFGDMDGLTNAITDQTAAVLIEPVQGEGGIRPVPDAEMKALRQICDDAGILLILDEVQCGVGRTGKLFAHEWAGITPDIMMVAKGIGGGFPLGAVLATEEAASGMTAGTHGSTYGGNPLGCAVGCAVIEEVMAPDFLADVNRRAGLLRQRLDGLVAAHPEVFEELRGSGLMLGLKCKAANMDVVQAGYDNQVITVPAADNVIRLLPPLTLSEEDFAEAISRLDKAATQVEQTLG; from the coding sequence ATGATCCCGTCCGTACTGCCCACCTATAACCGTGCTCCGCTGGAGTTCGTAAAAGGCGAAGGTTCCTGGCTGTTCGAGGCGGACGGGCGCCGATTTTTGGATCTGGGCTCTGGCATCGCTGTCAACGCGCTGGGCCATGCCCATCCCAAACTCGTCGAGGTGCTGAGCAACCAGGCGCAGAAACTCTGGCATGTCTCCAACCTCTACAAGATCCCGCAGCAGGAAAAGCTGGCGGATCTGCTGGTGGAGCACACCTTTGCTGATACGGTGTTTTTCACCAACTCCGGCACCGAGGCCTGCGAGCTGGCGGTCAAGATGGCGCGCAAGTATTTCTATGAGAAGGACCAGCCCGAACGGGTAGAGATCATTACTTTTGACGGGTCGTTCCATGGTCGCTCTTCTGCGGGCATTGCCGCGGCTGGCACGGAAAAAATGGTCAAGGGCTTTGGCCCGTTGCTGCCGGGCTTTGTGCATCTCACCTTTGGCGATATGGACGGGCTGACCAATGCGATAACGGATCAAACGGCGGCGGTGCTGATCGAGCCGGTGCAGGGCGAGGGCGGTATTCGTCCGGTGCCCGATGCTGAAATGAAGGCGCTGCGTCAGATCTGTGATGACGCAGGCATTCTGCTGATCCTCGATGAGGTGCAATGCGGTGTGGGCCGGACCGGCAAGCTCTTTGCCCATGAATGGGCGGGCATCACACCCGACATCATGATGGTGGCCAAGGGCATCGGCGGCGGCTTCCCCCTTGGCGCGGTTCTGGCCACCGAAGAGGCGGCCTCGGGCATGACCGCAGGCACCCATGGCTCCACCTATGGCGGCAACCCGCTGGGCTGCGCCGTTGGCTGCGCGGTGATCGAAGAGGTGATGGCGCCGGATTTTCTGGCGGATGTGAACCGTCGTGCGGGTCTGCTGCGTCAGCGCCTGGACGGTCTGGTGGCTGCGCACCCGGAGGTGTTCGAAGAGCTGCGCGGCTCCGGGTTGATGCTGGGGCTGAAATGCAAGGCTGCGAACATGGATGTGGTGCAGGCCGGCTATGACAATCAGGTCATCACCGTGCCTGCCGCCGACAATGTGATCCGCCTGCTGCCGCCTCTGACGCTCAGTGAAGAGGACTTCGCCGAGGCCATCTCCCGCCTGGACAAGGCCGCCACCCAGGTGGAGCAAACGCTCGGTTGA
- a CDS encoding SseB family protein: MSETPPEDITPLDRAYAQMQAAPEDGAARLRFYERLADSELFMMLSKEPEGDRISPELFETPDGRFVLVFDREDRLAQFAGDAVPYAGLAGRGVVEMLAGQGIGLGVNLEVAPSSTLLSAEAVGWLQETLQNAPDQVEAAIEELLPPAGLPEVLLSALDVKLATAAGLATAAYLVSLRYRGGGQGHLLGFVAAQPEAEAALAQAVSEALTFSGIEAGALDVGFFAASDPMAASLARVGLRFDLPKLEEPKIYQPVIPGSDPEKPPILK, from the coding sequence ATGAGTGAGACACCCCCAGAGGACATCACCCCGCTGGACCGGGCCTATGCGCAGATGCAGGCGGCTCCGGAGGATGGCGCGGCCCGGCTGCGGTTTTATGAACGCCTGGCCGATAGCGAGCTGTTCATGATGCTGAGCAAAGAGCCGGAAGGTGACAGGATCTCGCCAGAATTGTTTGAAACCCCCGATGGGCGATTTGTGTTGGTGTTTGACCGCGAGGACCGGCTGGCTCAGTTTGCCGGTGACGCAGTGCCCTATGCGGGGCTTGCCGGGCGCGGCGTGGTTGAAATGCTGGCCGGGCAGGGTATTGGCCTGGGGGTGAACCTGGAGGTGGCACCCTCGTCGACGCTCTTGTCCGCGGAGGCAGTGGGCTGGCTGCAGGAGACGTTGCAGAATGCACCGGATCAGGTGGAAGCCGCGATCGAAGAGCTCCTGCCACCCGCCGGGCTGCCAGAAGTATTGCTGAGCGCTCTGGATGTAAAACTGGCGACAGCTGCTGGATTGGCCACGGCCGCCTATCTGGTGTCGCTGCGCTACAGGGGCGGTGGGCAGGGACACCTGCTGGGTTTTGTTGCTGCGCAGCCAGAGGCCGAGGCGGCACTGGCGCAGGCGGTCAGTGAAGCTTTGACGTTCTCCGGGATTGAGGCCGGTGCATTGGATGTTGGATTTTTTGCGGCTTCCGATCCAATGGCTGCCAGCCTGGCGCGCGTCGGCTTGCGATTTGATCTGCCCAAGCTGGAAGAGCCAAAGATCTATCAGCCGGTCATCCCAGGCAGCGACCCGGAAAAGCCACCGATCCTAAAATAA
- the yghU gene encoding glutathione-dependent disulfide-bond oxidoreductase: protein MSDTTYTPPQVWTWEKDNGGRFASINRPIAGATHDKELPVGKHPFQLYSLATPNGVKVTVMLEELLEKGHSGAEYDAWLINIGEGDQFGSGFVEINPNSKIPALHDLSGEAPLRVFESGSMLVHLAEKFGAFLPNDGAARTEVMNWLFWQMGSAPYLGGGFGHFYAYAPEKWQYPIDRFSMEAKRQLDVLDRQLAENTFIAGDDYSIADIAIWPWYGQLVLGRLYEAAEFLDVESYTNVMRWAKEIDARPAVSRGRMVNRAFGALHTQLRERHDAGDFDTRTQDKLEPAESDS, encoded by the coding sequence ATGAGTGATACAACCTATACACCGCCGCAGGTTTGGACTTGGGAAAAGGACAACGGTGGGCGGTTTGCCTCGATCAACCGTCCGATCGCCGGGGCGACCCACGACAAGGAGCTGCCCGTGGGCAAGCATCCGTTCCAGCTTTATTCGCTGGCCACGCCCAATGGGGTCAAGGTCACGGTGATGCTGGAAGAGCTCTTGGAAAAGGGCCATTCCGGTGCCGAGTATGATGCCTGGTTGATCAACATCGGCGAAGGTGACCAGTTTGGCTCAGGCTTTGTGGAGATCAATCCGAACTCCAAGATCCCCGCCCTACATGACCTGAGCGGCGAGGCGCCGCTGCGGGTGTTTGAATCCGGCTCCATGCTGGTGCATCTGGCCGAAAAATTTGGCGCATTCCTGCCCAACGACGGTGCGGCGCGCACCGAGGTGATGAACTGGCTGTTCTGGCAGATGGGCAGCGCCCCCTACCTGGGCGGCGGCTTTGGCCATTTCTACGCCTATGCCCCTGAAAAGTGGCAATATCCTATCGACCGTTTTTCCATGGAAGCTAAACGTCAGCTTGACGTACTGGACCGCCAGCTGGCCGAAAACACATTCATCGCGGGTGACGACTACAGTATCGCCGATATTGCCATCTGGCCCTGGTATGGCCAGCTGGTGCTGGGACGCCTTTATGAGGCGGCTGAGTTCCTGGATGTGGAAAGCTATACCAACGTGATGCGTTGGGCCAAAGAAATCGACGCCCGCCCTGCGGTCAGCCGTGGCCGGATGGTGAACCGGGCCTTTGGCGCGTTGCATACCCAACTGCGTGAACGCCATGACGCAGGTGATTTCGACACCCGGACCCAGGACAAACTGGAACCTGCCGAAAGCGACAGCTGA
- a CDS encoding uracil-DNA glycosylase family protein produces the protein MQAEKLGDEIRACRICADRFAATHTQHQPRPVVWFAPSARILIAGQAPGLRVHKSGRPFTDPSGDRLRHWLGLGEAEFYDREQVAIVPMGFCFPGYNAQNADLPPPPICAATWRNRVMISLPNVALTLAIGGPAQAFHLGGKMPVGQRVAAWRDHAPRVFPLPHPSWRNTGWLKRNPWFEAELLPVLRGRVKELMK, from the coding sequence GTGCAGGCAGAAAAACTAGGGGACGAGATCAGAGCCTGCCGGATCTGCGCCGACCGGTTTGCCGCAACCCACACCCAGCATCAACCGCGCCCCGTCGTCTGGTTTGCCCCTTCGGCGCGGATCCTGATTGCTGGTCAGGCTCCGGGGCTGCGGGTGCATAAAAGTGGTCGGCCATTTACCGATCCGTCCGGTGATCGGCTGCGGCATTGGCTGGGGCTTGGGGAGGCAGAGTTTTATGACCGGGAGCAGGTGGCGATTGTGCCCATGGGGTTTTGCTTTCCCGGCTATAACGCTCAGAATGCCGATTTGCCGCCGCCGCCGATCTGTGCCGCAACCTGGCGGAACCGGGTGATGATAAGCCTGCCAAATGTGGCGCTGACCCTGGCAATTGGCGGCCCGGCGCAGGCCTTTCACCTGGGCGGCAAAATGCCGGTTGGCCAGCGGGTGGCGGCCTGGCGGGACCATGCGCCGCGCGTCTTTCCCTTGCCTCATCCCTCCTGGCGCAATACCGGGTGGTTGAAACGAAACCCCTGGTTCGAAGCCGAGCTGCTGCCGGTGCTTCGGGGGCGGGTAAAGGAGCTGATGAAATGA
- a CDS encoding capsule biosynthesis protein produces the protein MTTKPKAKKFRIRRNPASPDAGSTGETAAARPIPAPDAQSSAGAASASAQQQPTGSEQSPKAAAAAGKPPLSGQVSSARETRLETDIDAIRQEGLTGRQLRMARRVAQKHDLPATSDFDAVRLLREKGIDPFKRANMLELVVPQNKAQPDNTPAVGQPVQLPQTVPAAKTNLPSTELSPAQRRQHEISEMQREIAGRRRRKLVLLLARLGFFVMLPTLITGYFFYAVATPMYATKSEFLVLKADGAGAVSGLLSGTQFATSQDSIAVQGYLQSKGAMLRLDDEMGFKDHFTQGWIDPIQRLDPNPTNEQAYKVYKRNVKIGYDPTEGVVRMEVSAADPEVSAEFSRRLISYAQDEVNHLSEQKRSDQVSESEAALELAENKRREAQRHLVELQQDGMVLDPEGVILSLRSQINTFEVQLQQKELELAALMDNTRPNRAKVAGVEADINRLSTVIERLNDRMTDASEGENSLANHRVQIQMAQADLATRDLMLQSALQQVESTRMEANRQVRYLTTAVAPVASEEPSYPRKFENTILAFLIFSGIYLLCSLTASILREQVSS, from the coding sequence ATGACTACGAAACCCAAGGCTAAAAAGTTCAGAATTCGCCGTAACCCAGCCTCTCCTGATGCCGGGTCCACAGGTGAGACTGCAGCCGCCCGCCCCATTCCGGCGCCCGATGCGCAAAGCAGTGCGGGCGCGGCCAGTGCCTCGGCCCAGCAGCAGCCAACTGGCTCTGAACAGTCCCCCAAGGCCGCCGCAGCCGCTGGCAAACCGCCCCTGTCCGGGCAGGTGAGCTCAGCGCGCGAAACCCGCCTTGAGACAGATATCGACGCCATCCGCCAAGAGGGGCTCACCGGGCGCCAGTTGCGCATGGCGCGGCGCGTGGCGCAAAAACATGACCTGCCTGCGACCTCGGATTTTGATGCCGTCCGCCTGCTGCGCGAAAAGGGCATAGATCCCTTCAAACGGGCCAATATGCTGGAACTGGTGGTGCCGCAAAACAAGGCACAGCCCGACAACACGCCAGCCGTGGGCCAGCCCGTGCAGCTGCCCCAGACTGTGCCTGCCGCAAAAACCAACCTGCCCTCAACCGAGCTCAGCCCTGCCCAGCGACGCCAGCATGAAATTTCCGAAATGCAGCGCGAGATCGCCGGACGGCGTCGTCGCAAGCTGGTCCTGCTCCTGGCGCGTCTGGGCTTTTTTGTCATGCTGCCAACCCTGATCACCGGGTATTTCTTTTATGCGGTTGCCACCCCGATGTATGCGACCAAATCCGAGTTTTTGGTGCTCAAGGCCGATGGCGCCGGCGCGGTCAGTGGCCTGCTGAGCGGCACCCAGTTTGCCACCAGCCAGGATTCCATCGCCGTGCAGGGTTATCTGCAATCCAAAGGCGCCATGCTACGGCTGGACGATGAAATGGGCTTCAAGGATCATTTCACCCAGGGCTGGATCGACCCCATTCAGCGGCTTGACCCCAATCCGACCAATGAACAGGCCTACAAGGTTTACAAGCGCAACGTCAAAATCGGCTATGACCCCACCGAAGGTGTGGTGCGTATGGAGGTTTCTGCCGCAGACCCCGAGGTGTCTGCCGAGTTTTCCCGCCGCCTGATCAGCTATGCCCAGGATGAGGTGAACCACCTGTCCGAACAAAAACGCTCTGATCAGGTCAGCGAATCTGAGGCGGCTCTGGAGCTGGCGGAAAACAAACGCCGCGAGGCGCAGCGGCATCTGGTGGAGCTGCAACAAGACGGTATGGTGCTGGACCCCGAGGGCGTCATCCTGTCGCTGCGCTCACAGATCAACACCTTTGAGGTTCAGTTGCAGCAAAAGGAGCTGGAACTGGCAGCCTTGATGGACAACACCCGCCCCAACCGCGCCAAGGTTGCCGGTGTCGAGGCCGACATCAATCGCCTGAGCACAGTGATCGAGCGGCTGAATGACCGGATGACCGATGCCTCGGAAGGCGAAAACTCGCTTGCCAATCATCGGGTGCAGATTCAGATGGCTCAGGCCGATCTCGCCACCCGTGATCTGATGCTGCAATCCGCCTTACAACAAGTGGAATCCACCCGCATGGAGGCCAACCGCCAGGTCCGCTATCTGACCACCGCCGTTGCCCCCGTTGCCAGCGAAGAGCCCAGCTATCCGCGCAAATTCGAAAATACGATTTTGGCATTCCTGATCTTTTCCGGTATCTACCTGTTGTGTTCACTCACAGCATCCATTCTCCGGGAACAGGTTTCGTCGTAA
- a CDS encoding ATP-binding cassette domain-containing protein — protein MLEFENVSKSFWTGSQRKVILDQVSFRVELGKSLGILAPNGTGKTTLINMMAGLEKPDEGEIRRGCKISFPLGFMGGVVNRLSALANARYIANLYGLDPDYVEAYCRWLCGLGEYFDQPLGTYSSGMRARFSFSLMLALDFDVYLIDEGMPSTTDVEFNKKAGAILQERLQTTTIIIVSHQAKTLEKFASSAAVLLDGKLNMFETLEEAKQLYDYETQG, from the coding sequence ATGCTTGAGTTTGAAAATGTCAGCAAGTCCTTCTGGACGGGAAGTCAGCGCAAGGTCATTCTTGACCAGGTGTCCTTTCGGGTTGAGCTGGGCAAATCTCTTGGCATCCTGGCGCCAAACGGCACCGGCAAGACCACGCTCATCAATATGATGGCTGGCCTGGAAAAACCTGACGAAGGCGAAATCCGGCGCGGCTGCAAGATCTCCTTTCCGCTGGGGTTTATGGGCGGCGTGGTCAATCGACTTTCGGCACTGGCAAATGCCCGCTACATCGCCAATCTCTACGGGCTGGACCCTGATTACGTCGAGGCCTATTGCCGTTGGCTCTGTGGCCTGGGGGAGTATTTTGACCAGCCCCTTGGCACCTATTCCTCCGGGATGCGGGCCCGGTTCAGCTTTTCGCTGATGCTGGCCCTGGATTTCGATGTCTATCTGATTGATGAGGGCATGCCGAGCACCACGGATGTGGAGTTCAACAAGAAGGCCGGGGCAATCCTGCAGGAACGCCTGCAAACAACCACCATCATTATCGTCTCGCACCAGGCCAAAACGCTGGAAAAATTTGCCAGCTCGGCGGCCGTTCTGCTGGACGGGAAACTCAATATGTTTGAAACCTTGGAAGAAGCGAAGCAGCTCTATGACTACGAAACCCAAGGCTAA